The Pyrenophora tritici-repentis strain M4 chromosome 2, whole genome shotgun sequence genome window below encodes:
- a CDS encoding PnbA, Carboxylesterase type B — protein MAIRPLNSSLIFDRRVILGLVAAVVLAFTFAFLYSPDLRPSTDWMPPLSTKPTSPFTPPLKNNEDPYVVELDYLAIRPNVTEKVRSYWNIPYAADAGGKNRFRGPQPVNRTYGIGIGEKPLVWDGALGMCPRIQKIDPNLRNRKDISGPEVLGIKARSTEDCLSLNVFTPFDAEPGDDLPVLVNIPGGGFHLPGRSNGGEMVEKARREKGVNGKLDKGIVVVTMYYRNGIYGFLSGEQIAKDGNYNNGLRDQRAALEWVQKYIRYFGGNPDHVVIMGTSAGGASVMLQLTANQGDNYYPVPGTGRKQLFHGAIAQSPASPTFFTTEQAEKFYNEVASGLNCTDIACVRNAATGDLYYENYPMNFPGRNTPPRWMWAPTTEPAGGIGKWWDAVAKAQGDIRYICPTYLASNAMAEHKPPTVPTYQYQWDVMWGVDIENGFGTKHAGTVGQVMVRRQNEISDYFISFIKFLDPNVEHETIPRKDVKIAKWEPLDASGRRMFFTNIKEGGHRGDGTDMLGPMRTEMRTRDAERERKCGIIRGMFRRLQFDGVEAVKVG, from the exons ATGGCAATCCGGCCGCTCAACTCGAGCCTCATCTTTGACCGGCGCGTCATCTTAGGTCTCGTTGCTGCCGTCGTTCTTGCTTTCACTTTTGCCTTTCTCTATTCGCCCGATCTGCGTCCCAGCACCGACTGGATGCCACCGTTGAGCACGAAACCTACCTCCCCCTTCACCCCGCCGCTGAAGAACAACGAAGACCCGTACGTTGTTGAGCTAGACTACCTAGCTATCAGACCAAATGTCACGGAAAAAGTCAGATCCTACTGGAACATACCGTATGCGGCCGACGCAGGTGGCAAGAACAGATTCCGGGGACCGCAGCCCGTGAACAGGACATATGGTATTGGCATTGGTGAGAAGCCTTTGGTATGGGATGGGGCGCTGGGCATGTGCCCGAGGATACAAAAGATTGACCCAAATCTGAGGAACAGGAAGGATATCTCAGGACCAGAGGTATTGGGAATCAAGGCACGTTCGACAGAGGACTGTCTGAGCTTAAACGTCTTCACCCCGTTCGATGCCGAACCTGGTGACGATCTACCTGTTCTGGTCAACATTCCTGGCGGTGGTTTCCATCTACCGGGACGCAGCAATGGAGGCGAGATGGTGGAGAAGGCGCGGCGTGAAAAGGGTGTCAACGGCAAACTCGACAAGGGCATCGTAGTAGTCACCATGTACTACCGCAATGGCATTTACGGCTTCTTGTCTGGAGAGCAGATTGCAAAGGACGGCAACTACAACAATGGACTCCGCGATCAGAGAGCGGCGCTGGAATGGGTCCAGAAGTACATTCGCTACTTTGGCGGTAACCCCGACCACGTCGTCATCATGGGCACGAGTGCAGGTGGCGCATCCGTAATGCTGCAACTCACTGCCAACCAAGGCGACAACTACTACCCCGTCCCCGGCACCGGCCGCAAACAGCTCTTCCACGGCGCCATCGCCCAATCCCCCGCAAGTCCGACCTTCTTCACGACCGAACAAGCCGAGAAGTTCTACAACGAGGTAGCCTCGGGCCTGAACTGTACCGACATTGCCTGCGTGCGCAATGCAGCCACGGGCGATCTCTACTACGAGAACTACCCCATGAACTTCCCCGGCCGCAACACTCCACCCCGCTGGATGTGGGCGCCGACCACCGAGCCCGCAGGCGGCAT CGGCAAATGGTGGGACGCCGTCGCAAAAGCCCAAGGCGACATTCGCTACATCTGCCCCACGTACCTAGCCTCCAACGCAATGGCCGAGCACAAACCGCCCACTGTGCCCACGTACCAATACCAATGGGACGTCATGTGGGGCGTCGACATTGAAAACGGCTTCGGCACCAAACACGCCGGCACCGTCGGCCAAGTCATGGTGCGTCGCCAAAACGAGATTTCGGATTACTTCATCTCGTTTATCAAGTTCCTCGACCCCAATGTCGAACATGAGACTATTCCGAGAAAGGACGTCAAGATTGCAAAGTGGGAACCGCTGGATGCGTCGGGGAGGAGGATGTTTTTTACGAATATCAAGGAGGGGGGTCATCGGGGTGATGGCACGGATATGCTGGGTCCGATGCGTACGGAGATGAGGACGAGGGATGCGGAGAGGGAGAGGAAGTGTGGGATTATTAGGGGTATGTTTAGGAGGTTGCAGTTTGATGGCGTTGAGGCGGTCAAGGTGGGCTGA
- a CDS encoding Trichoplein multi-domain protein produces MSCINAAIEAIESRDPGDKFTYSEVARRFGVDRSTLSRRHQQIRGSNEAKSRNQQLLHPHQELQLLEHIDELTEAGLPPTRTMIQNFASAIAGRAASQSWVTRFFHRHPDAIISRWSTGLDRNRHRADSVYKYESYFDLLSTKMAQHHIRAQDVYNMDEKGFLIGVTGRSKRVFSKQKYETGGFKKVIQDGNRDWITVIAAICADGSTLPPAIIYEATSGNMYARWVDDIAIDDPVYVTSSPSGWTNDQVGLAWLEQVFDRHTKEKAGNHTRLLILDGHGSHVTMDTHTLQPLDVVMFKPLAAAYSLSLQHYLQASHGLLAVRKDDFYRLFKPAWDSSFIKKHALKAFKATGIAPIDPEVVLKKFRKSTLTAPPPLVNVSRATITNLINQAYDPSSIAANNLSEILLRLQAAKEIAEYEKDALRAALHVHQKPRNRHEPPLDLQQRKAFHSGAVWWSPCKLREARFRQLVKEKEKEKELLDKIELKEAKENNRIYQLKIKEAARAAREEAKKVRDEAKAVKAAELDAKRRDRDAAKAIQQPQSGKRKASKPAAKQQPKKRRVGGAGGGTLAEVAAPAPPPTTTRRGRAVNTPAKYR; encoded by the exons atgagttgtatcaacgctgcgattgaagctattgaatcgcgtgatcccggagataaatttacatactctgaggttgcgcgccgctttggtgttgatcgctctacgttgtcgcgacgccatcaacagatccggggctcaaatgaagccaaatcacgtaatcagcaactccttcacccacaccaggagctacagcttctagagcacattgacgagcttactgaggctggcttaccaccgacgaggactatgatccagaactttgctagtgctatagccggaagggctgcctcccaaagctgggtgacgcgcttctttcaccgtcatcccgacgcgattatatcacgttggtcaactggtttggaccgcaatcgccaccgggctgattctgtatacaagtacgagtcgtactttgatctactatctactaaaatggctcagcaccatattcgggcgcaggatgtatataatatggatgagaagggattccttattggagtgacggggaggagtaagagagtgtttagtaagcagaaatatgagactgggggctttaagaaagtgatacaggacggcaacagagattggatcactgttatcgctgctatatgtgctgatgggagtacgttaccgcccgcgattatatacgaagctacttcgggcaacatgtacgccagatgggttgatgatatcgcaattgacgatccagtctacgttacctcaagtccctcagggtggaccaatgatcaggtaggcctggcatggctcgaacaggtgtttgatcgccatacgaaggagaaggccggcaatcacacacgcttactcatccttgacggccatgggagtcacgttactatgga TACCCAtacgctgcagccactcgatgtggtaatgttcaaacctctggcagccgcgtactcactcagcttgcagcactacctccaggcgagccacggtctcttagctgtgaggaaggatgacttctaccgtcttttcaagcctgcctgggactcctctttcattaagaagcacgcgttgaaggcatttaaagccactgggatagctcctatagatcccgaagtagtacttaaaaagttccgaaagtcaacactaacagcaccgccgccactagtgaacgtgagtagagctactatcacgaacctcattaatcaggcctacgatccgagctctattgcggccaacaacctctcagaaatactcctccgcctccaggctgccaaagagatcgccgagtacgagaaggacgcactgcgcgcggcgctacacgttcaccagaagccccgcaatcggcacgaacctcccctagatctacagcagcgaaaagcgttccattcaggggcagtttggtggtcgccgtgcaagcttcgagaggcccgcttcaggcagctagtgaaggagaaggagaaggagaaagagctacttgataagatagagttgaaagaggcaaaggagaacaacaggatctatcaacttaagatcaaagaggcagcgcgggcggcgcgtgaggaggcaaagaaggtgcgggatgaagccaaggctgtaaaggctgccgaacttgacgccaaacgacgcgatcgcgacgctgcaaaggctatacaacaaccccaatcgggcaagcgtaaggcttcaaagcccgctgcaaagcaacagccaaaaaaacgacgcgtgggtggtgctggcggtggtactctggctgaggtggctgcaccggctcccccaccaacaaccacccgacgcggccgggccgtcaatactccggcaaaatatagatag
- a CDS encoding oryzin precursor gives MKGEVATLAEDDLTASISSQPDYRYTMSGFRGFSGTLTSKELSRLQESEHVDYIEQDAKVHASTMVLQYNSSWGLARISHKKPYETTYLFDESAGEGTCVYVIDTGIETENPEFQGRAFFLADFSGEDSWKDLMGHGTHVAGTIGSATWGVAKKTTLFAVRVLDRYGSGTNAGVLAGMQFVLKDAPQRAAACPKGLVVNMSLGGYKTKAMNAAAAAIASAGLFITVAAGNDGEDAVGYSPASEPSVCTVGATASNDTFASWSNHGPLIDILAPGVDITSTWLGGAIQTFSGTSMATPHITGIGAYLLGLGAKADNLCGIIAGMAIKDAIDPSTMYANTVNLLAWNGAQGSSGYGGS, from the exons ATGAAGGGCGAAGTAGCCACTCTCGCCGAAGACGACTTAACGGCTTCCATCTCCAGTCAGCCCGACTATCGCTACACAATGTCTGGGTTTCGAGGCTTTTCCGGTACCCTCACTAGTAAGGAACTCAGCCGACTACAGGAATCTGAGCAT GTCGACTATATCGAGCAGGATGCCAAGGTTCATGCATCAACAATGGTCTTACAATACAACTCTTCCTGGGGCTTGGCTCGCATCTCCCACAAGAAGCCGTATGAGACGACATACCTTTTCGATGAAAGTGCCGGGGAGGGCACATGTGT CTATGTCATTGATACAGGTATAGAAACCGAGAACCCCGAGTTTCAAGGCC GCGCTTTCTTCTTGGCAGACTTTTCGGGCGAGGATTCATGGAAGGATCTGATGGGGCATGGGACTCACGTGGCGGGCACAATTGGTTCTGCTACATGGGGTGTAGCGAAAAAGACCACCCTCTTCGCTGTCAGAGTTCTTGACCGGTACGGCAGTGGTACGAATGCTGGCGTGCTTGCAGGCATGCAGTTTGTCCTCAAAGATGCTCCGCAACGCGCGGCAGCTTGTCCCAAGGGCTTGGTCGTCAACATGAGCCTTGGAGGGTACAAGACGAAGGCTATGAATGCTGCT GCCGCTGCTATTGCTTCGGCAGGCCTCTTTATCACCGTCGCAGCGGGCAACGACGGCGAGGATGCCGTAGGCTATTCTCCCGCATCAGAGCCGTCTGTATGCACTGTAGGGGCCACCGCTTCCAACGATACCTTCGCCTCATGGTCCAACCATGGGCCTTTGATCGACATCCTGGCCCCTGGTGTTGACATCACCAGCACGTGGCTCGGCGGCGCGATCCAAACTTTCTCGGGAACGAGCATGGCGACGCCACACATCACTGGCATTGGCGCATATCTGCTGGGTCTAGGGGCGAAAGCGGATAACCTATGTGGCATCATTGCCGGCATGGCTATAAAAGACGCGATTGACCCGAGCACAATGTACGCAAATACTGTGAACCTTTTGGCGTGGAACGGTGCGCAGGGGAGCAGCGGGTATGGGGGATCGTAG
- a CDS encoding PnbA, Carboxylesterase type B, whose product MTAASDSTPSPKVKLPQGTVVGTTLQEGYPHTIEAFKGVPYALPPTGERRFRSPEKVQPSEDTIDASKFGPRAPAQQFLIIGPTLHESEDCLTVNVFRQARHSNSTTLPVMVYFHGGAFNRGNAAMHNTASMVGWSEAPFIGVSFGYRIGALGFLPSKLSAEEGALNLGLKDQLCLLDWVEENIQHFGGNKNNVTLMGLSAGAHSIGHHILNYEEGKAPKFHRAIIESGAPTSRAVRNPDAEIHEKQFDDFLKELECPSSLSASETFNYLRSLPISAITKAQTKVFQKYNPSLRWAFQPVIDGEIIRGRPIDAWRDGRWHKVPIMTGFQGNEGSLYVNKKMSKSSEFLDFWKTLLPQLSDDDIQTINQLYPDPNEVPDSIYKETRLEHGVGPMYKRIEAAYAQYAYVAPVTQTAWFAGQDVPVYLYHWAMRRNVVDGARHGDNMLYGMRDPAICSYSKTQDELSGILHAYITSFICTGSPNTRNGSYGSRPEWQSYNKAQPRVMIFGKDNEEFIGGQNIGKPAVMIDDNYAKKESEFWWSRVELSQQ is encoded by the exons ATGACCGCAGCTTCGGATTCAACGCCAAGTCCCAAGGTAAAGCTTCCGCAAGGAACTGTTGTTGGTACTACTTTACAAGAGGGTTATCCTCATACGATTGAGGCTTTCAAAGGTGTACCCTATGCATTGCCGCCTACGGGTGAACGCCGCTTCCGATCACCGGAGAAGGTTCAACCAAGTGAGGATACTATTGATGCTTCAAAGTTTGGTCCCAGAGCTCCAGCACAGCAATTCCTCATAATCGGACCTACGCTTCACGAGAGCGAAGATTGCCTGACGGTCAATGTATTCCGGCAAGCGCGACACAGCAATTCAACTACTCTACCAGTCATGGTGTACTTCCACGGGGGTGCTTTCAACCGCGGAAATGCTGCAATGCACAATACTGCGTCCATGGTTGGGTGGTCAGAGGCTCCTTTCATCGGGGTATCATTCGGCTATCGCATAGGGGCATTGGGCTTTCTCCCGTCAAAACTGAGTGCGGAGGAGGGTGCGCTTAACTTGGGTCTGAAGGACCAGCTCTGCCTACTCGACTGGGTTGAAGAGAATATCCAGCACTTCGGGGGCAACAAAAACAACGTAACACTTATGGGACTTTCGGCTGGTGCACACTCG ATAGGTCATCATATATTGAACTATGAAGAGGGCAAAGCGCCCAAGTTCCACCGTGCTATAATCGAATCCGGGGCCCCAACATCCCGCGCAGTCCGAAACCCAGATGCGGAGATTCACGAAAAGCAGTTTGATGATTTTCTCAAGGAACTCGAATGTCCATCATCCCTGTCTGCATCGGAAACTTTTAACTATCTACGCTCGCTCCCAATTTCCGCAATCACTAAAGCGCAGACAAAGGTATTCCAAAAGTACAATCCAAGTCTGCGTTGGGCGTTCCAGCCAGTGATTGACGGAGAAATTATTCGCGGTCGTCCAATCGATGCCTGGCGGGACGGTAGATGGCACAAGGTGCCAATAATGACTGGCTTCCAGGGCAACGAAGGTTCACTCTACGTGAACAAGAAGATGTCAAAGTCCTCGGAGTTCCTGGACTTTTGGAAGACTCTGCTGCCGCAATTAAGCGACGATGATATTCAGACGATAAATCAGCTGTACCCCGATCCGAACGAGGTACCCGACTCTATCTACAAGGAGACCAGACTGGAGCATGGCGTCGGTCCCATGTACAAGCGAATCGAGGCGGCATATGCACAATACGCTTACGTAGCTCCAGTCACCCAAACCGCATGGTTCGCTGGCCAAGACGTGCCCGTTTACCTTTACCACTGGGCGATGAGACGGAACGTTGTCGATGGAGCTCGTCATGGAGACAACATGCTTTACGGCATGAGGGATCCTGCTATATGCTCGTATTCCAAGACTCAAGACGAGTTGTCGGGAATCCTACACGCTTACATCACTAGCTTCATCTGTACAGGCAGCCCGAATACACGTAATGGTTCGTACGGCAGCCGACCAGAGTGGCAGTCTTACAACAAAGCACAGCCGAGAGTGATGATTTTCGGGAAAGACAACGAGGAGTTTATTGGAGGACAAAATATTGGAAAGCCGGCTGTCATGATTGATGACAATTACGCAAAGAAGGAAAGCGAGTTTTGGTGGTCAAGGGTCGAACTATCTCAACAGTAG
- a CDS encoding Herpes-BLLF1 multi-domain protein, which produces MQPIHPFSKAASVALLAFPFQALAQSTYTNTNLTLRFFQTPQDDTCSFTNNSSALTFTTSSTPIVGHCFDFATLFGGNTTQGFANQSQNIINSFDDTSNAGIHWQLENLDTYDPQGNYSSLLYRQHLAFAIDDEDKPGHYANLL; this is translated from the exons ATGCAACCCATCCATCCCTTTAGTAAAGCCGCCTCTGTAGCACTCCTAGCATTCCCCTTCCAAGCCCTCGCGCAATCCACTTACACAAA CACAAACCTAACCCTCCGCTTCTTCCAAACCCCCCAGGACGATACCTGCTCCTTCACCAACAACAGCAGCGCCCTAACCTTCACCACATCAAGCACCCCCATCGTAGGCCACTGCTTCGACTTCGCCACGCTCTTCGGCGGCAACACGACCCAAGGCTTCGCCAACCAATCGCAAAACATCATAAACTCATTCGACGACACATCAAACGCCGGAATACACTGGCAGCTCGAGAACCTGGATACATACGACCCACAGGGAAACTACTCTAGTCTCCTATACCGCCAGCACCTAGCCTTTGCAATAGACGACGAGGATAAACCAGGCCATTACGCAAACCTCCTG TGA